In the Zingiber officinale cultivar Zhangliang chromosome 5A, Zo_v1.1, whole genome shotgun sequence genome, ctccatgcgattgggtgatttcagccaaccgaattagggctcatccgaacctaatttctggctttcctcgagcagccttcttccccggcttaacgtccctcgaacgtcacgcacgttcttctcgcccaccggtgtactcttccgcaactctctcatccttcggacacaccgagcccgtcggctcctttcccgtgccgtccttctcgctagctgcgtcttccgctcgacttcctgcgctcctaagctcctgcacactcagacacagggatcaaacacacagcaggacctaaccaactttgttgatcacatcaaaacaccacggggtccaacaatctccccctttttgatgtgcataaacccaagttcaagttagggttaaaaatagacaaaacagtaattttaaaagaaaattactaaactaacatgttaagtattagtttgaaataaataaaattgcaactactaaaaaaaattctctccccctaaacttatactacttctctcttcccctttgatcatagcaaaaaacGGGGTAatatgaagagaaaaagaaaaagaatgttttaaaaaaaatatttagcaaattttaagttagaaaaatttctgagcaagatgaattttaaaaaaaatctaagcaaaaatgaatttttataaaaaaaattctaagcaaactgacgttttagaatttttcaaagtaatttctaagtgaaaatactttttagaatttttcaaaataatttctaagtcaaaattaatttttaagtaatttctaagtaaaattttcaagagacatttttctagataattaaaaaaaatttaaagaatttctaaggaaatgtttaaaaacttttcaaagcatttgttaattctaattttaatgcttttatcagaaagttaattaaacatttttatttcgatatttcggcttccaggtcgtggtgaggcactaggccttcttggttattggagcaacaaccacttccttagacaaagcttccataaagaaactcaatgtttaattttctcactgtaaacttttagctaaaagaaaattttaaactaacaaagatttaggaacccaaaaaaggttccttcctacagggttggtcaaaaacttaaggggtacatatcctttaggtattcttctaagttggccctgatgttttcttatatactagttcaattttccataaattcttaattttgattttggaaatttatttaagcatgcattatctttcaatttctcaatttcaacttttaatttttcattttctaattttagattatcatacatttctagtggacatgcttttgctaggttcaatttcaattcaatattttctatttctaatttgaataagtctttagaaagagacttaataaagcgaaaagactgagtcgaGGTTAAATTACAttccttacttacctgacttggtgaggctcccccttcactgcaactttcctcttctgatgttcctcccccatcatttatgctcatctctgagcttgactcttcttcaatctgatggttagccattagcgctaaccccgagaagacttcgatgtctgattcggaagacgacgaatctgactaagtggccttcaggttcttgtgtttggaggattctggcttcttgtacttgaccttttccttttctttctgcttgctctttaatttcgggcagtcatccttgatgtgcccttcttcgttgcagttgtagcaacgaatcattctcctttttcgctcatgcttctgcgatctaaatttgttagattttaaaaaacttattaaatcgtcttaccattaatgcagcttcgaATTCGTTGAtcaaggcttcggagtcagaatcgtttgtttttgcctttaaggcaatgttctgactagtcttctctactccattgggctttacaactcgagattcgtgaagttcaaaagtagaaaacaaattttctaaagtaattaccttgaagtccttagagatgtaatatgcatctactaaggacgcgcattctggagttctggggaaggcattgagcacgtaccggattgagtcccggttcgttacttcttctctaaGATTAGTTAGTTGCgtaatcagctctttgatccttgcttggagttgcactaccttctcgccttggttcatccgaaggttcgttaactgaatccggaggatgtcgcgcttcgctagcttagcttccgaggtaccttcgtgaagctttaggaatttttcccagaggttttTCGCGAAGGAGTAGCTTCtaattcgacttacctcttgtggtggcagcacgctcagcaggtgGAATTTTGCCTTTCGGTTGGCAACAaactcggcttgctccttcttgctccactgatgctcttctttgtctttcagaacttcaaaatcatattttataggttgtaaaatatcgaagtcggttttaaagaatacctccatccggcgtttccacgtcgcgaagtctccgtcgaacttcgagggatgaatattcgcttgGGCCATCGTTTTGATCattgtgcttcagttggcggttagtccttctgaggtggtcttgctctgataccaattgtaggtgcagcggaggccggcaagaggggggtgaattgcttctgaaaaattaaCACTATACTCTCCTTatactttcaactcaaatagtgcaatagtaaataaaataatgaagcaaTAAATAAACAAGAAGacaagaatttaacctggttacaacctagaggattgttaatccaaggcagtaagaaaagcgcagtagaagatctcctttgctgaaggcggagaagtcttttacacactaacagctcagaactattgctaggaagttgttacagagttgaatacacAATTTATCTTcaattcctagttccaggggcatttaaatagcctctagaaatctgatgtcgagggtccaaggcacctccaataggggtccaaggcgcctccatcgagtgggcgGATAAAACTATATCCGCAGCAcaaacggtcacttttgaccagttgaaggcgccttcatcaaggctgaaggtgccttcaagcttgaGGAGCCTCCAAGGCAAATGGAGGCgactccaaggtggaggcgcctccagtacttgcttgaggcgccttaagctctATTTCCAACATCCTTTCGCCTTGCTTTGACTTCCGTAGCTCCATgcgattgggtgatttcggccaaccgaaatagggctcatccgaacccaatttccggccttcctcgagcagccttcttccccggcttaacgtctctcgaacgtcatgcacgttcttctcgcccaccggtgtactcttccgcagctctctcgtccttcggacgcaccgagcccgtcggctcctttcccgtgccgtccttctcgctagctgcgtcttccgctcgacttcctgcgctcctaagctcctgcacactcagacacagggatcaaacacacagcaggacctaaccaacttggttgatcacatcaaaacaccacaggTCCAACAAGATGCACTATATCAATATCTTAAATTTTATCATCTtcataacatctcacttgtatttaatgtgtctcAAAAACACACACAAGTCAAGCCTATattcttgtgagatgtaaataGGTTTTTCctaaaactaagggatcatgcatttctaaCTAGACAATTTAGCTTTGATCATCCTACCTAGGATGTCAATTAATATCATTAtctttaattgtaattaataatttatatataataatgatcatggcatacattaaatacatactttcaaaagaaagctatcataaataataatatatgtatgtatgacatgacatgtatTGAATATCATGGTAATATGTAATGTTAATGTGtatatcatgatgtcatggcatgtgataggACACCCAATTATGATAATTTTAGcataaaaaatctagattttctaTCTAAGTATCATCAACTAATcactaaatcaaaaataaatctatatttCTGTTATCTCCCATAAAATGTTAAAATTTCAACTTGACATTTCAATAAATTTTATCCTATTTGTGTCAATTTGATCCAGctcaattcttaaaaattttgATTGACACAGTTTTTACTCTTTAAAAGTAAAAGTCCATTTCTCATTTTCAAGATATCACAATACCTTGAAAATTCCCTAAAGTATCAACTTCATCGTGGTTGGGttgactacccttccaattagagttaacACACTCTAAACTCACCTAGGGTGTAGCGAACACACTCTTAGAaattcaaaatctattggtgctctttGGGTGtgctaggtattcactagggataacttttctGGACACCTTTTTGAAAACTTTCCtaaacttcttagaagtcttaatcacctcaaggtcaactctagggataacctcccttataACATTCTTAATGACTTTCTTAAGCTTCTTACAAGCCTTAGTCATGTTAGTCTCCTCaaggttaactctagggataacttcccttggaACCTtcacttgactcctagacctaatGTTGGTTCCATAACAATATGAAACTCTATGATAAGATGATACATTCTCTttggcctttggtttgtatctcaaacctctcttATCATTGAATGAATCTTGCATATCTAACCCTAGGTTTTGCTTCTTTGTCCCTATGACTTCTTTTGTCATTTTCTTAAGggttttctctaatttatcaagtcttgacattAAGACTTTATTTTTCCATGCTCAAATCCTCAAACTTGGATTCTTTCTTATTGTCTTGGATGTTTTCTTTGTAGACATATATCTAATTTCATTAGCGTCTTGTTTCTTAGATAGTTTTATACCTTCTTATACTTAGGTAAGGTAGTTCTAACAtgaatgatttataatttttcctagatttttcatgctttctattttcatgataaatagtattaaaataataaaaattatttctggTATGTATTTTATCATGATTTAAATAAGTATCAATAACTAATGGTACCTTAATTTTATCCTTTGAAGCTCCCCTTTATTTGAGTTTCCTTCTTTGTTGTTAGTCAAATTCCTTCCttttggatattgattttgataaTATCCCCTTTAATtacaagaaaagcacacaatataCTCCTTGCCCTTCTTTATTATGGGGTCGGCTTCTCTTAGCTTTTCTTTCATCTTGAGAGTCATTTGAGTCTTCTTCTTAACAAATTTTAGACACTTATTCTTGTAGTATCCATTTTCCCTGCACttaaagcatatgatatgatttttatttttataaattcaaattgttataccttctttATTCGTAATGACGGTACATGATTCTTCATTTGATCCAGATGTAGAAGTTTCTTCTCTATCCGGTGTCAATGAGCTCTTCCTCTCAATTCTTCAGGTggattttttgaatttcttcttcagATATTGGACATCTTTTAACTTCTGAATCCTCTTCCTCTTTTATCCAATGAGTCTCCATCTTTGGATTTGTCATGACTTGGAAAAGTGGAGAGATCTTCATGAAGTTTTACCAACTTGCTCCATAACTCCTTGACATCATGATATTCTCTAATTTTATACAATATGGTGTTTGGCAATAAATGAACCAACAATTTGATtactttgtcattagcctcgcaTCTCTTGATTTACTCCTAGTTCCATTTCCTCTTTGAACctcttggagcttcaaaacccTCCATTAGACCAAATCATTGTTCTATGTACATCATCAAGAAGCTCTCCATTCTTGATTTCCATATGTCAAAACTTCCTGTTTAGAATAATGAAGGTGCCCGGATGTCAAATCTGAAATCGTCTCAGAAATCATTTCGAAGTTGAGCTCCTTTGAAGATAAGTCCTTCGACTTGTTGAAATTTAGGACTTCAagtttcaacttcttcttcttcctctagctcttgcTCTTTCTGACGATTAGTCCAAAGAAGAGAGGCCTcactctgatatcatttgttagGACACGTAAAGAGCTAGAAAAGGTGAATAGCTTCTTTCGCTTCTTCTTATTGATGTTGCAGCAGAAAACTTAAAGTAATGATAATACTTTCATTTTACTTGGTCTCTGccttcttgaggtgactaatttAATGATCCATACAATGTACACATCTCCACTATGGACACACTCCTTCTCGGAAACAATCCAGAGGTGGAAAAGCCTCACACAAGTTCAAATACAAGAAATGCAACAAGAAATGTAAACTAGGTtacaaaataaattgaaaatgattATAACAAGGAACCTTGTTTTGctttttcttttcttgctttAATTTGCCTTTTGATTCTTGGAAAGTATAACAACACTTGTCATCCAAAGCTTAAAAACTGGCGGAGAAGATTTGTAAAGGTGgatacttgaatcctttatgaaATCCCATTATATTGTGTTGATTTAGGgtacccaatcgattggtcttaCATCCAATTGATTACCATATCCAATCAGATCGAATCTAGCCATCTAAACCTTGCAATGACTCTTTTCCCAATCGATTAAGCCCCGTTGTAATCAATTAAGAAGTTTcttaatcgatcaattgatcgattaagAATGCTTCTATTTGCAAAGAAGAATCTTTCcaattgattacccaatcgatctagGAAGCTACCGTCTACTCATGATTTTTTCCAATTGATTCAGAAGCTTTATGTTCTCACGAAAAACACTGCTTAATCGATTGAGCTTGCCCTAATCAATTAGCCAATCGATTTAGCACCATTCTGTTCTCTCGTGACAAATCTAGTTAATCGATTCACATTTGATCAATGTTAGGCTTAATCAATTAAGCATCTTCCCAATAAATTCCGCCCTTTGTGAGAAAGATAATGTGCTTTGCAAAGAAAcaatctcccaatcgattgggttccTTCTATTTTCACATGAAAGAGGCTTCTAatcaatcaactaatcgattggattGACCTTAAATGATTATCCAATCAATTACCGTGCCTTTTATACTGTGCTTCGTGAACCAATCAATTCCTTGATTGATTGACCCCCCTCCCTAAAATCAATTACTCAATCGATTAGTAAGTAGTAAAAGTATTGAGCTCTAAACAAGTTTCGTTTCATATTTGAGATCACCTCGTTCCGATATCCAAGCTAAAAGTTATAGCCTTCAAAAATTTGCTATGTCGGAACTTCCTCATTTCATGTCAACTCCCTATTAGATTTACAACtgtcaaatgtccggtcaacctttgacttacttagattttcccttgcctagtcCCGCTAGGACTTCCGTTTTTTAGTTCTCAACTAGGACTTCACTCATGCCAAGTGTTTTAGCTCCCAGCTAATCCACCTTGGACTTAACTTAGTTCCCAACTATGTTTGCCTAGTCCCACTAGAGCTTTACTTGTGCCAAGTATTTAGCTGACCCGCCTTGGACTTAATCTAGTTCCTAACTAGGTTTGCCTAATCCCACTAGGACTTTACTTATGCCAAGTGTTTATTCCCAACTAACCCACCTTGGACTTAACCTAGTTTCCAACTAGGTTTGCCTAATCCCACTAGGACTTGTATTTGTCTAACCTCTATTTAGGACTTTGTCAGGCAAGtctctggtcaaccttaacttaCTTGACTTCTCATTTacacatattgtccaaatatcaaaactcaagcttagtcaaactgatcaaccttaacctaaggacgattgcaccaacagatgggCTCAAGTTCCTGTAAACTTCACCATCGTCGTGGTGGGGTCTTAGGTGGGGCTTAGTGTTCGCCGCCTATACATCCCCGTGTTTGTGAGTAGGGGCTCGTCTGCACATCCCCGTAATGGTGGGTGGGGGCTAAATGTTTGCATCAAAATAGATCGTTAGTGACCATGGGGGCTAAATATTTGCCTCAAAACATATCAACATCGCCGTGGCTCAATGTTTGCCTCAAAGGAGCTCACTTCATTAGCAGTAGTGCTTTCGCTTCATAAGCCATGAGCCACTCTCCTCTCAACTTCATAGCTCACACCGCCAACACTGAAATCGGCTTCTGTTCCCCACCACTCTAAGGCGAGTTAAACCTAGCGCGTCGAGCAAGATCTGGGCATGGTCCCATCCGAGGTGAACATCCTAGGAGAAGAAATTAAGTAGGGTTGTGCATTAATTAGGGCAATCAAGCTTTTTGCCTAGGCATACGTCTGTGAAGGTAGTTTCATGGAAGTTTGCTGTAAGAATACAGATAGAGTATGATTATGATAGAAGCAATAAGCGGTGCAAACTCTTGTCgtattaaaataacacttgtagGGAAGATTGGGGCGTTTTATTGGAAACTTGCAATTGCTTGTCAAATTTTCACTTATTAGAGATTTAGCATCGAAGTGGTTGGTATTATTTAGGAAACAAAGAATGTAATGCAATCTTGAGGGATCGTACAAATTTTTGATGAAAATATTCAGTTTTCTCGCTTTCTAATATTGAATGGATCATACTTCATCAAGAGTTAAGTAGGTTGTTTGTTTGCTTCTGTCATGATGTGTGTTATATTTAGGCGATAATAATCAAATTTGTTGCGATTTTGGCTTTAACATAACATGAAATTAGatggaatgatatgatattattttgtaaaatattaaaaattttagtatGTCTTATGTACGATATTAAAATGTActgaattatattaaaaaatttaatacgaTATTGTaccatattaaaaaatttatcggTATATAATTTGACAGTTTGTATTCATATGTCATATCCATATTAAAATTTGAGtgtaaataatataaaatttatattatattaaattttaatatgatataatataatttttacatACTGAAGCTTTTGGTATGATATATAATATGAGTTTCAGTATCAATATTCTTATACCTATTTATTACAATAGTACGATCTTAGATAGATTGAAGAAAGATATTCAATTAAAACTACCACATGTGCATGTGTGTAGGCTTATTTATTTCTTAATTCATATTCAGCCTcaagttttttttaacaaaaaaaaaattataatctgaCTGTATGCATATAATATTCCAACTAAAATTCCTCCAATGGTACGTGTCCATCTCATGTGTTTCTTTTATTCAATTAAATATGTCATATAATAGGTATAATTAATAGAAGAGGAGTGTTTGTGCAACATTAAAGTTGTAATTGTCTGATCTTATGATCACAAATTTGGATCGTTAAAATAACATGTAAGATaagattatatataatatatctaatataatttcattagcAAGTGAGAGTTTTGTATATTGGACTATCCTTTAATAGATATAAttaatacaaataaattaacaCATCTTGGAGCTAATAATCGAAATTGCAAATTCTTCTACCCGGTACGAGTATTCTTTATCTAAATGCCTATTTTCCCACCGGCATTATTTGATTTAGATAAAACAAAAATGTTAACACCACACCATAAAATAATCGTAAGTCTTAAATAACCATGTTGGAGTTTCACATGGTTTAAGTGGATGAAAGTCCACCCTTGCCCCGGCAATGGTGATGGATAATTTTGTTTAATAAATAGTTAATCTAAAAATACTAGACTAATGAGTCGACCAATTAACAAATGCTCCCTACACTAAACCGATCATTTGACTGtgcaaacttaaaaaaattcGATCCACGCCCAAAAATATTCGATGCAATCGACACCATGTCACTTTATAAGTTTATACTAGCAAAGCTACACTCACCATTCAATTAGTCGGGAAGGTAGTAGAAAAAAGCAAGAacatttttgttaagcttagttgAAGTAGTATGTTATAATATAAGGGTGTAGGGTAAACACAGGATTACATTTTAACTATCTGTTGTCCTTCTAACAACAGAGATGGCAAAGTCGCCCATTGTGAACAGATTGCATTCCCTCCTTGGAGTTTGACAAAGGAAGATACCCAACAAAGATAGTTATGGTTCATAACAATAACACAATGGAATGAGCAAATTTCACTTAAACAATCACAAAGCGCGTGTTTCTTGTCTCATCGGTATGTACCAATTCAGTTGGTACAATTGCACATCAAAACTATACATGCTGAGGAGGTTTATGGATTACAAATTGCACAACACAGTATCAGATAGCAGCCACAAGCAGTAAATGTATGTTCCAACACTCACAATGTCCAAACCAGCTAAAGATCGGCATCATTTACTACCATCACCGAACAAGTATCCAAGAGAAGAACCGCCACCAGGAGCAGCGTGCACCTTAGTCGAAGGTCGATCCTGTGCAATTAAAATTTGTAGATGATCAACAATAGCAAAATGCTTCTCGTATGCTCTACACTTAGTTAGGAGAATAGGCAAACATAAGGTGTGGATAATGTAGAGTTTGTTGGTTTTAGCCTCTCGTCACAAGAACATAAATGGCTGAAGCTTGATTTGTGTACATTGCATTGCCATGCCATTCACCGAGTTTGCCTGTTGCTAGCTTTCAAGTATTTCTACTTTTAATTAAATCCTATATCTAACAACAAATAAACTAGAAAAAAAACCCATATTATTTGATTGTTAATGAACACATACTGATTCACCTCCCATATACTTCCAGAAATATAACCGACTGCATGCTGTTTGCATTGAGGCAGCATGCCCTCCAACTATAACAGAGAGCAGTAGGAATCTTCGCAAGACCATGATTGACATCATTGCTGCTACCTTAGAAGTGGCTCTATTGGGGCAAAACCCCCAAAGGTTTTGCTACAAAACATCCAAATTCTAGGCAAAGTCCACATATGCTAAATCATCCTATaatatcccaataaaatatatctaaattCCTCTCGGATCTGTTGATGAAATTTGCTGCTAGTCAATCCAACTAGCACCTGTCGAACAGTGAGCTTATCAAGTTGTCAGCAGCTTGGTCAGGTAGGGTCGTTGGTATGGCAGTGAGTTACAACTATTATTTGCCAACGCACCCTTTCGGGTTTAGTCAACATACCTTTTCAAGTTTAGTCAACACACCCCTTCAGATTTAGCTGTCGCCAATTTAATATCACTGAGTCACCCCTACGGGATGTCGACAAGCCTTCTTGGATAAATGGTAAGGTTGAGGTATTGCTCTGCCAAGGTGCCTACCATTTATTAGCAATTGCCCCTCATTATACAACCTCTGACTCGATATATGCTGCCCAAATTCAAAGTCCTAGCAAACTTTCGACACATTGGAactcttagagaggaggagaagagcTCAAGCGAGCACATTGATGCTTGAGTTTTGAGTGATTTGAGAAGAGGAAATGGGTTTAATTTATAGGGACAAAGAAGTTTTCCCCAAGGGGTGAAAAGGCATAATTTTAAGGGGTGTTACTTTTTGAGTTTTGCCCCTTTTTTGTTGGGAATGCAAAGAGTCATTCGGCACTACACTTCCCGAATGCAAATGTGTCACGTTAGTTCTATAAAAGGAGGTTATTTGGTCCTTGCCACATTGGTGCTCTGTGCCATGTGAGTAGTTGAATGCCACAGTTGTTCAATTGTGCAATCGAAGAGTTGTTTCAGTCCTTCAGTTGTACAGTCGTCCAaccacaacaacaaccaagcattttcccACTAGATGGGATCGGCTGTATTCAATTTACAGTCGTCCAACCATACAActaaaatccatatttttattttagatttatgtTATAATTGATAGCAATTAATTTCCAATTAAATCCAATCAATAAATTGGTCTTTGTTGGTCTTAGGCATATAAATTTCCCAACCTTTTATCACTTGAATAGTCTTGAAGAGAAATTGATTTACAATGGTCTATTTGTAAAATAATCTGCTCATGTCCCTACTCAATTAATTGGTTAAAAATCTATATTATATGTAATATTGCTGTGTATGAAATGTATACAGCAATATTCTGTTGAAACATTGTATCGAGGGCATGATTTTGGCATGCCTATGCAGCCTTGATCAAGAATTTTTAAACATGGAAAAGTCTTGTTTGGGTGTTTTTGAACACAAGGCCTTTTTGTACTTTTGCCTAATCAATTTTGACATGTTATACATGTAACAGATCCAAGGAGGTTGAGTGTGAGAATCTTTTGAGAATCAGTTCATTGGTTGCTTATAATTAGATCTACAGACAAAAAGATAGTTTTCTATTTCTTTGAGGAACTAAGTTGAGAAAACCATGGTTAAATCACTTCACTCATAAGCAATACTTTACActattaagtaaaaaaaacatagatTATAAATGAAATAACTACTAAATGGGAGGAAGAGGTTGGGTTTCAATTGATTAATGTCATGGTCATCTTGCGTATGAAAAGGATGCGTCTAATATCTCCCAATGCAGATTTAAAGATATGTTTGTGGAACAAATGTGGCATATTTAAGGGGGAAAAAAGGAAGGGGTGCAATAACATACAGTGATAAAATTGGTACAGTTCTGTCCGTCTGCACTGTAGAAGTTCTTGGCTTGACTGCTTTGGATGCCTGCTGGAATCTCTTTGTTAATAGGAGGAGGTGGAGCCGGCTTTTGAACTGGTGCAGCAGCATCAGATGCAGATTTTGGAGCCTCACCTCCACCGAATAAGTAGCCCAAGGAACTCTGGCCCCCACCACTGCTTACACCACGCCCCATTTTAAAATTGCCTAGTTTATAACTTCAATACCCTGCAAAATTATAAAACATTATTGTATAGATGACCTTAGATATATATGAAGGGAACCCCTAGAAAGATCTTTGAAATGAAAATGAAGTTGAAGATATAGTACATGCACATATACAGTAAAGTCTATAAGTAACCTACTGCTTAAGTAATCTCAAGAGGCAAACTTCCTAATCACTGAAAATCTTGTCAGGCTTAGAACAGGTAGCCAGTTAGAAGATAGCATAATGATGCTGATCACCATGTCCGCTAAGCATTTACCATAATAATAAACCTGTCtttacttttgttttttttaggtGGTGTTAATCGCTTCAAAAGCTGAGGTATAATGTCATAGTTGAATGGATTATAAACTCAAAGATTACAAATAGCATAGACATAATTAAGCCATTGACTTACAAAATGTGATGGATGT is a window encoding:
- the LOC121981259 gene encoding protein SPIRAL1-like 3, with the translated sequence MGRGVSSGGGQSSLGYLFGGGEAPKSASDAAAPVQKPAPPPPINKEIPAGIQSSQAKNFYSADGQNCTNFITDRPSTKVHAAPGGGSSLGYLFGDGSK